TTATTGCAAAAATTGAATCCGGCAAGATTGTTCCATCATATTCGAAAGCAAAAATCATTTTCGATACGTTAGAAAATCTTGAAGAAAAAGTCTTTAAAGCAAACATTAAAGCCGGTGATATAATGAATAAGAAGGTTGTTGGTGTTAAATCTAATGATAAGGTTATCAAGGCATCTCAAATAATGTTAAAGCATGGTTTTTCACAGTTACCAGTCTTCAGTAAAGGACGTTTAGTCGGCAGTATATCTGAAAAGGATATAATGAACCTTTTATCAAAAGGTTTAAAAATGGAAGAGCTCTCTAACATCCGCGTTTGTGATGTGATGGATGAGCCTTTCCCACAAGTTCCAGTAAAAACCCCCTCATCGGTCATCAACACTCTTCTTCAAATGTTTAACGCAGTTTTAGTAGTGGATAAAGGTAAAATCGTGGGAATAATAACAAAGGCTGATGTACTAAAAGTTATGGAAATTAATTCTCTCCACAGTTGAAACTGGGATTCTTTATTCCTTGTCTTTAAAGCTTTATTATAATTCCACGTTCATTAATTTAAAAGTACTCAAGTACATTATACAGAAAAATTCGACGAAAAGCTTGACTTTTGCTTTCATTGAGTTTGTCTCGAATCTTTAGAGTAAGAAGAATGTCAAAAAGTCATAGCTCTTTTGTTGAGTGAAACTATTTTAGCACATACTGAGTTTTGATTTGTGGGCGCAAATGAAGAAACGTATTATAGCAATAACAGGTATGCCTCTAGCTGGTAAGACTGAGGTGTCTAAAGTTGCAGAACGATTGGGATTATCTGTAATTAGTATGGGAGAGGCTGTAAGACGTGAAGCGCTAAAGAGAGGTATAAAATTTGATGGAGAATCGATAGGTAAGTTTATGTTAAAGCTCAGAGAAGAAATGGGACCAGATGCTGTGGCGAAATTATGTTCAGAAACTATAGAAGAGATTGATGGTAATGTAGTAATTGTTGAAGGTGTTAGAAGCCTCTATGAAATTAATTATTTTAGATCACATTTCGGAAGTGTTCAAATAGTGGCGGTTCACGCGTCTCCAAAGATACGATTCCAGAGGGGATTATTGAGGGGAAGGCATGATGATCCGAAAACATTAAACGAATTTGAATTAAGAGATCTGAGAGAATTAGAGGTTGGAATTGGTTCTGTAATAGCTTTAGCAGATTACATGATAATAAATGAAGGACCTTTAGAAGATACGATAGAAATGGCTGAAAAAATTTTCATAAGACTTATAACGGAGGCTAATTAAGATGAAGATTACAGTAAAGGTTGAGGCCAGATTTACTGAAGATGAAAATAAAGTTTTAAAAGCATTGTACAATGTATTTACTCCTGAAAAAATTGATATAATAGAAGGCGAAAATGGAAAAATCATTATAGCTTTTGGTAGTGATATTAATAGTTTGCAGAAGCTTAAAGAACTCATAAGAAAATCATACATATTAGATGCTGCACGTAAAGTAATTAAATCGGCGTCAAAATTTAAGCAAGGCATTATAGAATTTTATCTTAACAAACAAGCAGCATACATGGGTAAGATCTCGTTTTCTGCACCTGAAAAAGAATCAGCATTAGGCCCAATTATTATAACAGTAGAAACTAATAATTCTTATGAGTTTTTAGATTGGATAGCACCAAAAAGCAGAGAATCACAACGACAAGAAGCAGAACTTGAACGAAAAATGCAAGAAAAATTTTAAGCTATGTGAAGTGTTAAGAAATCATTAGCTATTAACGTATTATAAAAGGTACTGCGAGCTTCATTAAGTATCAGACCCAGGTTTTGATAACGATTACTTATATGTGTCAAAATAAGCAATCCAACGTTAGCATTTAAGGCAATGTTTGCTGCTTGTTTCACGGTTGTATGATACGCAACCTTTGCCAGATTAGCATCATCTTCAATAAATGTAGCTTCATGGATTAAAATGTCAGCATTCATAGACGATTTAATAACATTCTCAGTAGGTAATGTATCGCCACTATATATAATCCTTGACCCGTGCAATGGCCTCCCGAGAACATCCTCAGGTCTTATGATCTTATTGCCAACTTTTACACTCTTTCCCTCTTTTAGCATTTTAAGCTCAGGTCCAGGCTTTAACCCCAAATTCAAAACTTTATTCATATCCAACTTGCCAGGTCTATCATTAGTTCTTAATATATAACCATAGGCTTCAACACCGTGATCTACAGAAATAGCCTCAATGGTATACTTCTTTTCGATTATAGAAGTGCCATGCGATACTTCATACACAAGAATCTTAAACTCAGACTCTAGAAGAGCGGGCTCAATAACCAAATTGATGTAAGATGCTATACCTTTAGGGCCATAAATTTCTAATGGTTGCTTTCTACCTAACATAGCCATAGTTCTAATTAAACCAGGTAGTCCTAATATATGATCACCGTGCATGTGAGTTATTAAAATTTTCATAACTTTTTGTAGACTTAAACCAGCATACAACATTTGACGCTGGGTACCTTCTCCAACATCCATTAATATTAGATTACCATCAATATTGAAAGCGATAGAAGGCAGCGATCTATCTTTAGCAGGAATACTAGCAGCAGTACCTAAAAACGTTAATATTATCATCCTGGCTCCACCACTCTTATATTACGTGTTAAACTTCTATGAATCCTTATCTCAAAAGAATCCTTACATACAAACTTAAGCTCATCCTCAATATCTTTAACGTTAGATCCTTTAAAAGATCCATAAACAATCTTACTAGCTGAAAAAGACTGCTTAAGCAATTCCCTTACCAAGTCTTGGTGCGATCTACCCATCGTAGAAGCATCCTTGCCATATGGTGGGTCAGTAACAATCTTTGAAAAGTATCTCAAAGGAATATAGGCAGCATCACCTCTAATAATATCAGCATTCCACAAACCATAAAAACGAATATTTCTTAATGAACCCTTACACATCTCCCAATTAAGATCAATGCCAATCATTCTAATATTCATCAAACATCCTTCAATGAGCAATCCTCCTGTTCCACAAAAAGGATCCACCACAATATCATCTTCCCTAGCTTCAGAAAGATTCATTAAGGATCTAGCAAGCCAAGTCTCCATAGCAGATGGATGGAAAAATGGTCTTTTACTAGGCCGTCGTTCCATAAACTTTCCACGGTCAACAGAACCTCTCTCCAGCAATAAAACAAATATATCACGACCAAATAATCCAACGAACTTATATTTGGGCTTATTCAAATCAACACTAAAACCCTTAGACGCGATTACAGATCCTAACATACTCTCTAATTTACCAACATCAACTTGGTTCCTAGGAACACCAACGCGTTTTATCCTAACTAAGAAACTGGAAACGGGTAACGATAAAGTAGTCTTTCTCATCATTTCAATTATTTCATTAACAATTGGTTTACTAATAAAAATTATGAGACCACCCAAACGAACCATAGATGCCCTTTTCACAACATAATCGATCAACTCGCTGCTTGATCTAATAATTACTATTCTATCATAAACACCAACAATGTTATATGAAAGACCACTGGAATTACACAACGCTTTGAGCTCGCCAAAAGGAATTCCATCATACCCATCAATCAAAAGAAATCCTATTAAACTCATTACTAGCTACTTAACTTTAAGATAAACTCTCTTTAATTTTTTTTCTAAATCAAACGATTACCAAATAACATATTCCATAGAATATGATTATCTAAAATCTAAGACGCTCAAGTCTTATTCGATCTCTGTTTATTTTTTTCCACTCTTTATAGTGTTCAGCACAAAGATAGACGCGTCTAGTACTGCCGTGCTCCACTTTAGAGATCATAGGACCAAGATTATTTATCGAAATTGATCTTACAGCTACATTTGCGCAACCTTTCACCATGCAATGAACACCATTATCAATCTTACCCATTGATTTCACCATCAACCATGATAGTACATCGAAGGAGTTTTCCTAGGTTTTCTAGCCATCTTCCATTTCCTTTTATGACTCTCTTTATATCTGGATTTTACAATTCCACGCGACTTTTTTCCTGCATGGGTCAATCCTCTGAAAACTCGTCCACTTTGAGGACTAGAATCCCTTAACTTTTTACGTGAAACAACTAAAACTTTACCTTCTTTATAGGCCTCAAGAAAACGTTTCAATGCATCAATATTTTCCTTATAAACACTTTTTCTTCTTACATCAATGTAAACTCCTAATAACATAGCCTGCTCCTTAGAAATCCCAGCTTCTTTAAGTTCACCAATACTAAATCCTCTACCGATCCTTTGTCTAGCTATATTATATTTGCCTTTCCAAACTAATGGAGTTAAAACAATTGGTTTAGGTGCTTCTGTCATGAGTTGAGCAGGTTCACTGCTCAACACCAACACCTCTCGATATCCAGTTTACATCTTTATCATTAATTATGGCCGGATGATATGGGTCAACCATTATTACTTCAAACCACTTATATCTGCCATCCTCACCAACCCAATAACTACCTAACACCTCCAAGTTTGGGAACTTTCTAGCAGCTTTCTCCTCAGCAATCCATTGTAAACTCTTTTTTACAGTCATTTTCACAGTACCCATACGCTTAGGTCTTCGGCCAGATTTAGGTCTCTCTTTTTCCATCTTTCCTTTTCTAACACGCACACGTACAACAACAAAACCTTGCTTAGCCTTATAACCAAGAGCCCGAGCTCTATTTATTCTAGTAGGCTTTTCGATACGAACGACTGTCGATTCACGCCTCCATAAGACTAATCTCTCACGATATGCTTCAGCTAACGGTCCCTCCTTAACTCTTTTCCATAACTTTGCTATCTGATGATACATGCCCATATTACTCTCACCAATTAAAGAAACACCTACAATTTAACCTTTACTAAAGCATCCCATAAAATACTCATCACATATGCATTACCATGCTTCTCTTAAGTATGATGATCATCATTTGTATCATCTAACTTCCCTCCCTGAAAAGTGGGGCTTTCCGTTGTAAATAAAATTTTTATATTCTTTGTATATTTTTAGATAGTTGGTGTGGTGGTTTGATTCCAGTCCACACTTAAAATAGGTGTTTTAGGTGCCGGTAAGCTAGGACAAGCTATAATAAAAGGTCTTATAAGAGCTGGAATTAATTCTACTGACATCATAGCATCAGTTAAAACATTAAAATCTGCAGAAAATGTTAAGAAATTGAATATTAATGTATTCTTAGATAATGAAAAGGTTATTAAAAATTCGGACATAATAATAATTGCTTTAAAACCTCGCACAATCATGAACACTCTACATTCATTAGCTGGGTTTTTTGAGAAAAAGATAGTAGTGTCTGTTGCAGCTCTGATACCCCTTAAAATATATTCGCATGTATTAAATGGTGCTGAAATTTATAACCTGAAAGCCTCGCCTCTTTAGGGCGGAGAGGAGGTCAGATGCTTCAAATGAATTAGATAAAGCACTTAAGAGTTTTAATCAATACTCAATTAAAGGTCATTCAATTAATAATGAATCATAAATAATTCTCTTAGTTTTCTTTTGTGTTTTGTTAAATGAGTAAAAAATATTTATATTTCACCAAAAAATAAAGCTATTTCGGTGATTTTATAATGTCGAAAAGTAGTGAGTTTAAGGTTGAGCAGACACATACTGTTTTCTATATACGGCTTCCCAATGGTTCAAAAGCTTACTTATCTTATGATATTAACGGTGATATTATGCGATTAATAGAAACTTATACGCCACCTGAGTACAGAGGCATGGGTTTAGCTAGAATGATGGTTGAACGGGCTACTCAGATCGCAGAAGAAAGAAATTTAAAGATAGAACCAATCTGTAGTTATTCAGTTTACTATTTTCTCAAGAATCCCGACAAACGTAGATTATTAGCAGATAAGTACAGATCAATGAATAATGTAGAACTTGAAGCATATTATAAGCAACGCTTAGAAAGTGAAAAAAACAAGAGCACCTAGCTATTTTATTGACTCTCTTCATTGCTGAATTTAAGGGGTTCTCTGTTGTTTCTGTTTGATGTTTTGTTATATTGGGTTCCAGACTGTGTCGAAACTAACCTCTGCTATGAGTGCATAACTTGTTCAATGTTTATTACATTAATCTTCAGTCTAGAAGTCCCGAGTTGTATCCTCCCTGACTCGTCAAAAATTTAATTTATTTTCTCAAACACTTAAAAGAAACATACATCTACTTAATAGGCAATCTATCCTAAAACCCTGATAATGGAGTTTTAAAGACAAGAGACAAAGAATCTTAGTCTCAGTTATGTGAAGAATCAATCAGGTTCAGCATTAGATATATTATGCCTTTTTTACTAAGATAATATGAACTATCATGTCGCAGCTAATAAGATGTTTTATTGCTGTGGATGTGAAGGATGAAGATGTATTAAATAAAATAAGTAAAATACAAGATTTACTACCTAATGGTTCATTAAAATTAGTTGAAAGAGAAAACATGCATTTTACGATTAGATTTCTCGGTGAAACTGAACAATCACTCGTTGGAGTTATTAAAAATTCGTTAAGATCAGTAAGCTTTAATCCTTTCAGCATTCATTTAAAAGGTGTTGGTGCCTTTCCATCATTTCATAAACCGAGAATAGTGTGGATAGGAGTTAGTGAGGGAGCTGAGAATCTGATGAAGCTACATTCAATGATAAATTCAGTTCTCAAAAATTTGCATATAAGATCAGAAGAGGAAGAATTCACTCCTCATTTGACTATTGCAAGAGTGAAGTATCCTAACAAAGAACTCCCTCACGTCTTAGATGAATTAAAGGATGAAGATTTTGGACAAATTATTGTTAAAGCCTTTCAGTTTAAACAAAGTATCTTAACACCTAAAGGGCCTATCTATAAGGATTTAGAAGTTTACCAAGCAGTATTATAGGGATTGTCATGGATATCGAAGATATAATAAAACATTTAAAGAATAAGGTAGCTCCTAATGAGGATGAAATTTTCCTTGTGAATACTACTATTAATAAAGTTGTCAACAAACTTAATGATGAGATTAAGCGAAGAAATATTAATGCAAAGGTTGAGGTGCATGGATCTATAGCACATGATACATGGTTGCCAGGTGACAGAGACATTGATGTTTTTATCTTATTTGATCCATCAGTTGGAAAGGAAAAGATAGTCACTGAGGGATTGGAGATTGCAAAATCTGCGTTTCCTAAGTATATAGAACGTTATGCGGAACATCCATTCATTACTGCACATGTTGATGGCTTTCTCGTTGATGTTGTACCTGCTGCAATGATAAGTGATGTAAGTAAACTAATTACTGCAGCCGATAGAACACCTTTACATTCAAGATATCTCTCATCTACATTGAATGATGAGTTAAAATTGCATGCGAGAATCTTGAAGTTATTCATGAAGAATATAGGTGTTTATGGCGCTGAAATTAAGGTGGAAGGGTTTAGTGGATACCTTGTTGAGCTGTTAACTGTATTCTATAATGGCTTTCCAAATTTCATTAAAAATGCTGCCGATTGGATACCTTACAAAACTGTTCTGCCTAAAGAATATGAAAACGTATTTAATGATCCATTAGTAGTGATCGATCCTGTTGATCCTAAAAGAAATGTTGCATCAGCCGTTAATCTAGAGAACATGTCAATTGTCATACAAGCTTCTAGAGAGCTATTAAAGAGACCATCTTTGAAATTTTTTATTCCTCCTAAACCAAGGATACTCAAGAAATCATTGATCACAAGCTTAAGGAAACGAGGTTCACATATTGTTGTCATTGTAGCAAACTGTCCTAAAGTACCACCAGATATACTCTGGGGAGAGCTAAAACATAGTATGAAAGGTATTGCACGTTTAATGGAGAACTATGAATTTAGGGTTGTTGATTCTACATGTTGGAGTGATGAGAACAAAATTATTGCATTATTTTATGAGGTTAAAGAGTTAAAATTACCCAAAATAAAAATTGTAAAAGGGCCACCAATCAGCATGCGTGATTCATGTGAACAGTTCATAGCATCTCATGAGAATGTGTGGATACGCGATAGTACACTGTATGCTTATTCACAGAGAAATGTAACAGACCTGTTAACTCTTTTGAAAAATAAAATCTTTGCCGCATCGTTAAGTAGACATATTGCAGAAGAATTAAAGAGAGGGTTTGAAATATACATAGATTATCAGGTACTAAATCTTAATGGGGGATTATTAATTCATGCAAAAAAATTCATTGACAAGAGTTTATGGTGGCTTAAAGATTGAGCCCTTAAGCTTTGATGATACACGCTTATTAAAGCTTATATGTTATCCATCTAATGAAAACTGTGACATCAGAACAAAAATTCTTGAACTAAAAGAGTTAGGTGTAAGACCCTGTATTGGTGGCCATGTAGAAATTCATGGTGGGCTACAAGTTTTAGGTAAAGGCACTACTAGTATTGTGACGTTTGGATTAATTAATAATACTGTAGTCGCATTAAAAATATTACGTTGTGATTCAAACAGAGACTCCTTAGAAAAAGAGGCGAAAATCTTGCAGCTAGTAAATAACGTTGGTGTGGGTCCTAAATTAATCTTGTATTCAAAGAATTTTCTTGCTGTTGAACTTGTAAAAGGGCGCCCTCTTGATGAAATTTTATTGAAGGGGTCTTTCACATGCATTTCAAGAACTCTTGAAAAATTGCTTTCACAATGTTTTAAATTGGATTTTATTGGAATTGATCATGGGGAGCTCTCTACACCAAAGAAACATGTCTATGTTTACAGATGCAATCCAACAATAATCGATTTTGAAACAGCAAGTTTTTCACGAAGGCCATCTAATTTAACTGCAATTATAGGACATGTATTCTTTAAAAAAACAGTAATGTCCGAGCGCATACGATCGTTATTTAAATTCAACAATCTAAGACTTCAAAAACTGAAGGAAAATTTGAAAATATATAAAAAGAAGCCCGAGTATGATCAGTTTTTAGTTATAAAAAATATAATATTTAATAACGAAATCAATCTTGAGAACACTTAATGAAATAATCTTTGTTCTCTTTGACAAGCTTATGTTTTGTAGTGAAGGAAGCACAATCTTAAAATGAGTACAGTTAAATAGACTTTAGTAATTGTTTTTATTGTGTAGGTATGGAGCATCCAATATTGTCACGGTATTCGTATCCTGAAATGCGATATGTATTTAGTGAGGAAGCAAAATTAGAAAGATGGTTAAAGGTTGAAGGAGCATTAGCAAAAGCACATGCGTTAGTTGGGAATATCCCCTTGGAGGCAGCTGAGATTATTATTTCGAAAGCTTCACTTAAGTATGTAAAACCTGATAGAGTGCGCGAACTTGAACATATTTATGAGCATGATCTTTTTGCAATGGTCGAAGCATTAGCAGAAGTGTGTAATGATGCAGGTAAGTATGTGCATTTAGGTGCAACGAGCTATGACATAGAAGATACAGCACTCGCTCTTGCATTACGTGATGCTTTATCTATAATAGAAGATGATCTGTTTTCTTTAAGAGATACATTAATTGATCTAGCAGTACGGCATAGGGACCTAGTTTGTATTGGACGAACACATGGACAACACGCCCTTCCTATTACTTATGGAATGAAGTTTGCATTATGGGCTGCTGAAATCCAGAGACATATAGAAAGGTTAAATGAGGTTCGAAAGAGAGCTGTTGTAGGTAAGATGAGTGGAGCTGTTGGTACTATGGCTGGATTCAGCCAACATGGTATTAAGATTCAGGAGTTAGTCATGAAGGAGTTAGGATTGAATTATGAGCCAATTTCTAATCAGGTCGTTCAAAGAGATAGGCATGCAGAAGTTATCATGTTGCTTGCATTAATAGCATCATCATTAGATAAAATCGCTAAGGAAATTAGGAATCTTCAAAGAACTGAAGTTGCTGAAGTTTTTGAACCATTTGAAGAGAAACAAGCTGGTTCATCCACAATGCCTCATAAAAGAAATCCAAATAAAAGCGAAAGAATTTGTAGCTTAGCAAGATATGTAAAGGCTCTTGTCATTCCTTCGCTTGAAAATATTTCACTTGAACATGAGAGAGATTTAACGAACTCAGCTAATGAAAGAATAATCATTCCTGATGCCTTTATGATCGTGGATTACATGTTACGTCAAATGAACAACATTCTTAAAAAACTTGAAATAAACGAGAAAAATATAAAGCGTAACTTGGAACTTACCGACGGATTAATAATGGCCGAACGTATAATGCTTGAATTAGTCCGAAAAGGCGTTCCCAGACAGGAAGCTTATAAAATCGTCAGAAATCTCAGTTTTAAATCGATAAAAGAGGGTAAATTGTTTAGAGAAGTACTTGAAAGTGATCCAACAATTTCAAAGTTAATAGATAAGAGCAGCCTAGAAGTGCTGATCAATCCATATACTTATATTGGA
This region of Thermoprotei archaeon genomic DNA includes:
- a CDS encoding CBS domain-containing protein; protein product: MLPELLEIIKLRKKLGLTQRELAKLSGVSQSLIAKIESGKIVPSYSKAKIIFDTLENLEEKVFKANIKAGDIMNKKVVGVKSNDKVIKASQIMLKHGFSQLPVFSKGRLVGSISEKDIMNLLSKGLKMEELSNIRVCDVMDEPFPQVPVKTPSSVINTLLQMFNAVLVVDKGKIVGIITKADVLKVMEINSLHS
- a CDS encoding AAA family ATPase, whose translation is MKKRIIAITGMPLAGKTEVSKVAERLGLSVISMGEAVRREALKRGIKFDGESIGKFMLKLREEMGPDAVAKLCSETIEEIDGNVVIVEGVRSLYEINYFRSHFGSVQIVAVHASPKIRFQRGLLRGRHDDPKTLNEFELRDLRELEVGIGSVIALADYMIINEGPLEDTIEMAEKIFIRLITEAN
- a CDS encoding RNA-binding domain-containing protein, translated to MKITVKVEARFTEDENKVLKALYNVFTPEKIDIIEGENGKIIIAFGSDINSLQKLKELIRKSYILDAARKVIKSASKFKQGIIEFYLNKQAAYMGKISFSAPEKESALGPIIITVETNNSYEFLDWIAPKSRESQRQEAELERKMQEKF
- the rnz gene encoding ribonuclease Z — protein: MIILTFLGTAASIPAKDRSLPSIAFNIDGNLILMDVGEGTQRQMLYAGLSLQKVMKILITHMHGDHILGLPGLIRTMAMLGRKQPLEIYGPKGIASYINLVIEPALLESEFKILVYEVSHGTSIIEKKYTIEAISVDHGVEAYGYILRTNDRPGKLDMNKVLNLGLKPGPELKMLKEGKSVKVGNKIIRPEDVLGRPLHGSRIIYSGDTLPTENVIKSSMNADILIHEATFIEDDANLAKVAYHTTVKQAANIALNANVGLLILTHISNRYQNLGLILNEARSTFYNTLIANDFLTLHIA
- a CDS encoding ribosomal protein L13e — encoded protein: MSSEPAQLMTEAPKPIVLTPLVWKGKYNIARQRIGRGFSIGELKEAGISKEQAMLLGVYIDVRRKSVYKENIDALKRFLEAYKEGKVLVVSRKKLRDSSPQSGRVFRGLTHAGKKSRGIVKSRYKESHKRKWKMARKPRKTPSMYYHG
- a CDS encoding GNAT family N-acetyltransferase, translated to MSKSSEFKVEQTHTVFYIRLPNGSKAYLSYDINGDIMRLIETYTPPEYRGMGLARMMVERATQIAEERNLKIEPICSYSVYYFLKNPDKRRLLADKYRSMNNVELEAYYKQRLESEKNKST
- the thpR gene encoding RNA 2',3'-cyclic phosphodiesterase — encoded protein: MSQLIRCFIAVDVKDEDVLNKISKIQDLLPNGSLKLVERENMHFTIRFLGETEQSLVGVIKNSLRSVSFNPFSIHLKGVGAFPSFHKPRIVWIGVSEGAENLMKLHSMINSVLKNLHIRSEEEEFTPHLTIARVKYPNKELPHVLDELKDEDFGQIIVKAFQFKQSILTPKGPIYKDLEVYQAVL
- the cca gene encoding CCA tRNA nucleotidyltransferase; the protein is MDIEDIIKHLKNKVAPNEDEIFLVNTTINKVVNKLNDEIKRRNINAKVEVHGSIAHDTWLPGDRDIDVFILFDPSVGKEKIVTEGLEIAKSAFPKYIERYAEHPFITAHVDGFLVDVVPAAMISDVSKLITAADRTPLHSRYLSSTLNDELKLHARILKLFMKNIGVYGAEIKVEGFSGYLVELLTVFYNGFPNFIKNAADWIPYKTVLPKEYENVFNDPLVVIDPVDPKRNVASAVNLENMSIVIQASRELLKRPSLKFFIPPKPRILKKSLITSLRKRGSHIVVIVANCPKVPPDILWGELKHSMKGIARLMENYEFRVVDSTCWSDENKIIALFYEVKELKLPKIKIVKGPPISMRDSCEQFIASHENVWIRDSTLYAYSQRNVTDLLTLLKNKIFAASLSRHIAEELKRGFEIYIDYQVLNLNGGLLIHAKKFIDKSLWWLKD
- the purB gene encoding adenylosuccinate lyase; this translates as MEHPILSRYSYPEMRYVFSEEAKLERWLKVEGALAKAHALVGNIPLEAAEIIISKASLKYVKPDRVRELEHIYEHDLFAMVEALAEVCNDAGKYVHLGATSYDIEDTALALALRDALSIIEDDLFSLRDTLIDLAVRHRDLVCIGRTHGQHALPITYGMKFALWAAEIQRHIERLNEVRKRAVVGKMSGAVGTMAGFSQHGIKIQELVMKELGLNYEPISNQVVQRDRHAEVIMLLALIASSLDKIAKEIRNLQRTEVAEVFEPFEEKQAGSSTMPHKRNPNKSERICSLARYVKALVIPSLENISLEHERDLTNSANERIIIPDAFMIVDYMLRQMNNILKKLEINEKNIKRNLELTDGLIMAERIMLELVRKGVPRQEAYKIVRNLSFKSIKEGKLFREVLESDPTISKLIDKSSLEVLINPYTYIGNSREIVSNVVTMLKSKR